The Halomonas sp. HAL1 genome segment CCTTTGCCGTCGCGGCCAAAGCCTAGCGTGGTGACAAAGTCGACATCTTTCACAAAGGCACGCTTCGAGTGCTTCAAAGTGATAAACACTTCACCGGCGTTGGTGGCAATTTCCGGCGCACCGCCGCCGCCCGGCAGACGAACCTTGGGCGCTTTGTAATCGCCGATCAGCGTGGTGTTAAGGTTAGCAAAACGGTCGATTTGCGCAGTGCCTAAAAAGCCCACATCGACTTTGCCGCCCTGCAGCCAGTAGCGGAACATCTCTGGCACCGCCACGGTGGTGAGCGCTGATTCGCACAGCTCACCGTCACCGATGGACAACGGCAGAATATCCGGCTTGGTCTGCAACGTGCCGGACTCGTAAATCAGCACTACATCAGGGGCGTGGGTCAGACGCGCCAAATTCGCGGCTTCAGAGGGCAGCCCGATGCCTACAAAACAGGTCATGCCGTTTTCCAGCGCCCGTGCGGCGGTCACCGACATCATTTCAGAAGAGGTATATTCGAGACTCATTAGCTGTTCTCCCCTGCATGATTTTGGACAGCGTTAAAGACGTTGTCGACGAGCCACTGGGTAAAGGTGTCGCGATCGCGGGCGATGGCATCCCACTCTTTATAGAAGCGGTTGCTGCGGCCGTAATAGCCGTGGGTGTACGAGGGCAGCGCGCCTTTCTCAGCTACCGCAATGGCGCTGATGGCCCAGCTGGGAATCACACAGGCATTCGGGTGGGCGTTGAGGTCATCGACGATCTCTTCCACCGTCACGATGCTGTTCTTGGCAGCCAAGACTGCCT includes the following:
- a CDS encoding CoA-transferase subunit beta; the protein is MSLEYTSSEMMSVTAARALENGMTCFVGIGLPSEAANLARLTHAPDVVLIYESGTLQTKPDILPLSIGDGELCESALTTVAVPEMFRYWLQGGKVDVGFLGTAQIDRFANLNTTLIGDYKAPKVRLPGGGGAPEIATNAGEVFITLKHSKRAFVKDVDFVTTLGFGRDGKGRDNVPNIGKGPTRVITDLCVMKPDPETKELVVVSLHPGVTREDVIDATGWEIRFAEQLESTPEPSENELTILRELKARTERAHADA